A window of Mustela erminea isolate mMusErm1 chromosome 19, mMusErm1.Pri, whole genome shotgun sequence genomic DNA:
cagagagccccatgcggggctctatcccaggaccctgagatcatgacctgagctgaaggcagaggtttaacccactgagccacccaggcatccctgaatttcacttatttaattaacatttttgacTGCTAAAAATCCAAGCAATCCAAGAAGATAGAGAGGGGAAAAGTACATGTCTCTGCCACCTCTGGGGGTCCCCAGTGTCCCTCCCCAGAGACAGCCACTGTTGGCGATGCTGGTACCTGGGATCAGTACATCTGCAGGTCTAGATCCTttgcccaccccaccaccaccacacacacacagacctcgGACCGTTTcagattcaaatccaggttttTCTCACTTATGGCTGTGGGAACTTGAGCAAGCGATTTTACATCCTCAGCTATAAAACGGGAATGATCtgtgcacttgggtggctcagttggttaagcagctgcctacggctcaggtcctgatctcgggggcctgggattgagcccccacgttgggctctgtccAGTGTGGACTCCCTCTGTACTCTCGCTCTTGCtttatctcaagtaaataaatgaaaatcttttaaataaataaaataaaatgggaatgatccCATTGCCTGCATCATAATGTTATATATAGGGAGGATTTCATGGGGCTAATCCACAGAAAGCGCTAGGAAATGCTCCATAAAACCTGACTATCCTTTATACCAGGTGCTTCTTTTTacatagctgcatagtattccagtgtgagACTTGTACAAGGAGCCAGTTCCTCCTGATGGACAACactttggttcattcattcacccccaaaatatttattgagcacctgcagTGTGCCAAGGCCCACGCTAGAGCCTGGGGCAGTAAGATCCTGGTACCGTTTCTCCACCGACATATGTGCTTGAACAGGTAGGACCTGCGGGTACCAAAGTCGCATGATGTTGAAGCCTAACAATACTGTGCCAATGGCTTGCCAAAGGCCGGCCTCATTAGGACACCCACCTCCAGGGCTTGGCTGGAACCCGCGTTTAGAAGGGCAGGTTGGGGAACTGCCGCCTTTCCCCGGAAGGTGCTGACGTGGGCCTTGGCGGGGGCGGTCTGCTTGGAAGCGGTGGCCCCAGGGAGGCCCGGAGCGCAGCCACACccctgtggggggaggggagggagggcgcCCCGAAGAGAGTGGACAGCCCCCCTGTCAGTCTTTCCGAGTCCCGGAGTGTAaaatgagaagggggaaggtggGCCTCACCCTAGGGGACAGCGAGGAGGAACTTCCTGCCAGCGCGCGCGATCCTTCGCGCTGAGcgcaggggctgggaggctgcAGGCGCGTCAAGGTCAGCCTGGACCGGGGTGGCCGCCAGCCTGGGGGCGGGAGACCCTTTGGGAGGGGGGGCTGGGCTGTGGCCTCCAAACGCCTCGGCCATATTGAATAGCCCTGGCTGAGCGGTCTTTGTGTGCGCAGGCCTCTCCCAAGGTGCAGGCGCGTCCCCGACGCAGGAAGAGCCACGGGGGCAGCCCGCGCCCTAATTTGGAACTGGGACCCCACGTCTGCAGCTGGCGGTGGGCTTCAAAGCCTCAGGACGGACCACTCCCCCGCTCACGTAAGCATCCTGGGAACGGATTCCCGCCAGTCCTTGGGGCGGGGGAGCGGGACTTGGTCAAGATTGGACTTTGTGGCTGGCGGAGAAGTTGGGAGGGATCGGCTCGTCCTCCGCTGGAAAGGAGAGACCCTCCTGGCAGTTCTGCGGGGACGCCCCCCCCAAGACTCAGGCCTACAGTGTAGTTTGGGGTCGTTGCCCCCACTCCCGATTTCACCCTGGAGATCTTAAAGACCCTCGAGAAAAGCCACGTGGGGGGCTGGTTCCCCTGgggtttcctcccctcccccgactctCTGATCCTCTGGAGCGTGCCTGATGTCTGCAAAGACGTGGATTTGGACGTCCTCGTGGAAGCCCTGAAGCCCGTGGGGACCTTTAAGAAGATTGGCAAGGTGTTCCGCAAGGAGGAGGACTCCACGGTGGGGATGTTGCAGATCGGGGAGGACGTGGACTATCTGCTCATCCCCCGAGAGGTCAGGCTGGCGGGAGGCGTATGGAGGGTCATCTCCAAGCCCGCCACCAAGGAGGCGGAATTTCGCGAACGGCTGATCCAGTTTCTGGAGGAAGAAGGCCGCACACTGGAGGACGTGGCCCGCATCATTGAGAAGAgcaccccacacccaccccagccccccaaaaAGCCCAAGGAGCCCAGAGTGAGGAGGAGAGTCCAGCAGATGGCGACCCCGCCCCCACGGCTGGTGGTGGGCACCTATGACAGCAGCAATGCCAGCGACAGCGAGTTCAGTGACTTTGAGACCTCCAGAGACAAGAGAGACAAGGGGGACAAGGGTCACAAAGGCGCGGGGCGCAGCAGGAAAGTGCGCAAAATGCCAGTCAGTTACCTGGGCAGCAAATTTCTGGGGAGCGACCTGGAGAGCGAGGATGACCAGGAGCTGGTGGAGGCCTTCCTGCAGCGAGGGGAGAAGAAGCCCAGCGCGCCACCTGCCCGCCGCCGCGTGAACCTGCCTGTGCCCATGTTCGAGGACAACCCCAGGCCGCAGCTGTCCAAGGCGGACAGGTGGCGAGAGTATGTCAGCCAGGTGTCCTGGGGGAAGCTGAAGCGGAGGGTGAAGGGTTGGGCGCCCAGGTCCAGCCCTGAGGGGGGTGAAGCCCAGCAGGCATCTACCAGGCCGGAGAGGGTTGGGGCCTCGGGGTCAGGCAGAGGCAGCCTGGGGGACAATGTGGGCAACACAGGAGATGGGTGGGAGCCCGAGATGCCCCCAAGACAATGGAGGCCCAAAATCAAATGGGCCTCTTTTCGCCGTTGCAGGAGGGAAGAAGCGGCATCCACAGATCAGAGGGCCGAGGCTGCAGATGATCAAAGAGTTGAGGCAGCAGATGATCAGAGGGCAGAAGCTGCAGATAATCAGAGAGCTGAGGCTGCAGATGATCGGAGAGCAGGGGCTGCAGATGTGCAGGGGGCTGAGGCGGCAGATAATCAGAGGATACAGGCTGTAGAAAATCAGAGGGCAGAGGTTGAGGATAATCCAGGGGCAGAAGCCATAGCTGTccagagggcagagggggcaAATAATCAGAGGGAAGGGGCTGCAGATAATCAAAGGGCAGAGGCCCCAGCTGTCCAGGGGGCCGAGGCTGCATCTGATCGGGCAGAAGCCACAGCTGACCAGAGGGCAGAAGCTGTACAGAACCAAAGGGCTGAAGCCCCAGCTGCTCGGGGGGCCATAGGGACAACTCAGGGAGCTAAGGTCCGGAAACAGGTCAAGACAGTGAGGTTCCAGACTCCTGGCCGTTTTTCATGGTTTCGCAAGCGCCGGAGAGCCTTCTGGCACACTCCCCGGTTGCCAACCCTGCCCAAGAGAGTTCCCAGGGCAGGTGAGGCTAGGAGCCTTAGGGTGTTGAGGGCAGAGGCCAGAGCAGAAGCAGAACAGGGAGAACGGGAAGACCAGTTGTGAGGTGAAGATAGGGGTGCCCTGGATCTCATGGCTTCCTGCCGCCATACTTGAAAATGGAGGTGGACAAGGGCCGGGCAGTGGGCCTCCCATCTCCACCCAGCACCCCTCTGTCTTATTAGAAGTTTATCTTTCatgtattgatttaaaaaaaaaaacaaaacagattcctTCTAGTCACCCAAGGAACGTAAAGAAAGACAACCATACAAAGGGGTCGCATAGCTCATGATCTTAACTTCTGCAATGCAATTCTAGGTGCTCGGCttggagcaggggaagcagcagaaatactccttccccctctctccttttctctccttttctactGTCCCCTTAACATTGTCAGCATCCTTGAACTTAAAAAAAGGGCGCAAGCccacatgcaaataaaaatgtttaccaCGGGATTTCCTGGCTTTGGATTGGGCAACTGAAGAATGCTCCGGGGTTGTGTCCTCACTCCCTTGTGTCCCCTATGCTCCCGCCCTCCAGGATGGTGCCCTGTGTTTCTGTCACTTTGCTTGTCATCCCCATACCCCTGGCTCCTGGCCCAGGGCCCGGACCTTACATACTTTCCCCAACCTTGGTTACAAGGGACAGAAGAATCATCTGGGAAACGTGGCCAAAATTCAGATTCTGGGGCCCTTCATGCAAGAGCTGTGGATTTGCTCCAGCTGCCTGTGTGGCCCCAGATTCTGTTTCGATCAAGCCCCCAGAACATCTCTTGGGGCAGATCGGTCCCTGGGCACATTGAAAACTCTTTGCAATAGAGACGGGCCAAAAAGCCAGATCGCGGTGTGATATGTAGTGAGCCATGGCTAGCACTTGTGATGGGGGACAGATTGGGTGGCTAAGTCCCCGTGGGCACTGGGGGACCTCTCTTTATTGTCTTGTGTCTCCCAaatcccagccccacccacaAAAAGCGGCACATGGCTTATCCCATCTtcacggagggagggagggaaggaagtcaCGGAGGAGGGAAGCCTGGAGGCCACAACTGTCTTGGCTTCAGCTGCAGTCCTggcctgggttttttttttcttatttttggccTCTAGAACTAAAGAATCACCTGCCCTCACCTGCTCCTGGTCTGGAAGTAGTAGCTGCTGGTGCTCCTTCCATAGGATGCTAAAAGTTCCTTTCAACTTGTATGGTTCACAGTCCCTAGCCCAGCAAGGACAAGTCCCAGTGGGGTTGGAGGAAAGACAGGTTGTGGACCCCACCTGAAGGAATGGACTTGCCGGGGTCCAGGGAATAACCAGGCCGGATGGGGCCGTGTCTGGAATGTCCAGTGAATGATCTGGATGCCAAGCCTGGGGTAGAAGTGGGGGTACTCCGTGACTGCTGCCCATCTGGGAGAATATCAGCCACATGCCCAAGAGGGCCTAGTCTGTTTGGGATCCTAGTAGGGGAAAGAAGGTGGGAGCGGAGATAGTGAGAGACACCAGGAGAAGACTCCCGAGATTAGAGACAAATCCATCCCAGCGGCCCAGGCGTGAGCATCCAGATTTCATGCAGCCTCCAAAGGGCATCATCCCCAAAGGCAGCCCATGGATGCCTCCAGGCTTGCAGTTTCAAACATGCCAGGATTTtcatggggtgtgtgtgggggggcggggagcaccAGAAAACTGGACGACACCCTAAATGTGGACACCTTTAAATGtcctcaaagagaaaaataacggAACACAGCCATAAAGGTGCCACTCTGCAATACCAGGGACTTTCTGGGCCCCTCATGCTGGTGTGCCTTGACACCTTAGCACACTTGGCAGGAGGAAACCACTAGGGGGCAGGCAAGGAGGGATTTGGAGCCTGGCTCACGCCTAGCACTGCCCCctccaagctgtgtgaccttgggctggttACCTTGTGCCTCTTTGTGCCTCTACTTACTCATCTTAAAGGGGGATCATTACAGAGCTTTCCTCCCAGGACCGCGGAGAGGATGGAAGAAGACGTAATGTGTTGGAGGTAAATCAACCCACACAGACCTCATCTCTCCTCGTCCTACTCCCATTCATTGTATGTCAGAGGCAGCCAGAACTTCACGGGACATCTCAGCCCTAACGAGGGGCCCCCGGGACAGGGGTTGCCAATCCTGGCTGGTGTGTGGAACGACCCAGGAGCTTTCCAACACCCTTGCCCAGCCCGCAGGCTCAGAGATTCTCATGCAAGTGCTGGAGGGGTGGCTGGGGCTCCCAGAGCCTGGAGGCTTGCAGGGTGATTCCGacgagcccccccaccccgggactcACAAGCGCTACCCCAGGGCTCCAGGAGATACTCAGACCCCGCAGCAGACCTCTCTCAAGGTGGTCGTGCAGAAGAACCCATTGCAAGGCCTTCTAAAACGCAGACTGCTGGCTCCCAACGCCCAGTGACTCCCTAGGTGTGGGGTGGGCTCGAGAACATGCATTTCTATCAagctgattccaggaccccacaCGAAAGACCGCTGCCCTACAGAAATGTCCGTTTTCCACAGCCTGACATTCAGAGGTGGAGCTTTGGGCCCGCAGCATTCTGCGCCCAGGGCTGGAGCCTCTCCGGCGCGCCTTTCACGAGCGGTCCTGGAGCGCCCCCTGGTGGGGACCGCGGGGGCCGCAGTTGGTACGGGCTTTCTCCCCTCTTCcgagtggtggggtggggagccagCGGCGTCAGCCGGCCCTGGAGCCTTCGATCTTCTCCCTAGAAGTTTTGAGACCCAACCCCATTCGCAGGAGTCCCGGGACTCGAGCGGGCCAAGGGTACGGGATGGGACAGATTGGGCCTGGGATTGCGGGGCGAGCTTGGGAAGGGGATGGAGTTGGGGGGCACCGAGGCCACAGGCTCTGGGACGGTTAAGCGCTTATGCGAGGGAGCCCCGCAGGAGGACAAAGCCAAGTTCGAGGTCCCTTCCCcgcctccctgagcctcactttcctcatctgggaaatgggtgTGAAAACCGGCCTTCCTCATATTCCCCCAACCCTATTCGATGCACTGAATCAAATAAAGACACTCACAACCCAAACGCAATCTCGTCACCCAAAGACCCCACAGGGACACAAAGAGCATGGGAGGTGGCACTGGAAGGGTCCCTGATCACTCATGAATGTCTCCTAGGATCTCAGGCCCGATCCATTCCGTGACCACAGTGCAGTCATCCGGCTGCCCCGGCCCTCCCCTCTTGGGGTCTCCGCTCAAAGGTCACTTAGTGAGGGCGTCGTCGAGCCCCCCCGAAATGGGCGAGGCTGGCAAACCTGTCCCGCCGACGGCTCGCCCTGCAGCCTCCCCGAGTCGTGCCACCGCGCCCTGCCCCAGGATCGTCTCCTCAGTGCCTCCGCCCGACGGCGCCCCGCGAGGGTCCGCGTGGGT
This region includes:
- the CCDC8 gene encoding coiled-coil domain-containing protein 8, producing the protein MLQIGEDVDYLLIPREVRLAGGVWRVISKPATKEAEFRERLIQFLEEEGRTLEDVARIIEKSTPHPPQPPKKPKEPRVRRRVQQMATPPPRLVVGTYDSSNASDSEFSDFETSRDKRDKGDKGHKGAGRSRKVRKMPVSYLGSKFLGSDLESEDDQELVEAFLQRGEKKPSAPPARRRVNLPVPMFEDNPRPQLSKADRWREYVSQVSWGKLKRRVKGWAPRSSPEGGEAQQASTRPERVGASGSGRGSLGDNVGNTGDGWEPEMPPRQWRPKIKWASFRRCRREEAASTDQRAEAADDQRVEAADDQRAEAADNQRAEAADDRRAGAADVQGAEAADNQRIQAVENQRAEVEDNPGAEAIAVQRAEGANNQREGAADNQRAEAPAVQGAEAASDRAEATADQRAEAVQNQRAEAPAARGAIGTTQGAKVRKQVKTVRFQTPGRFSWFRKRRRAFWHTPRLPTLPKRVPRAGEARSLRVLRAEARAEAEQGEREDQL